Proteins from a genomic interval of Thermodesulfobacteriota bacterium:
- a CDS encoding type II toxin-antitoxin system RelE/ParE family toxin: MSLQDKPLVWMHGEIATPPFSSNARIEAGYLLRQIQKGIKLSLPQSRPMPSIGTRCHELRINDENLTWRIIYRIYTDSILIIEVFEKKTNKTPKPIIDICKQRIKRYEKDVKKGGK; encoded by the coding sequence ATGAGCTTACAAGACAAACCGCTGGTATGGATGCATGGCGAAATTGCGACTCCGCCTTTTTCTTCAAACGCTCGAATAGAAGCAGGATACTTATTACGGCAAATTCAAAAAGGCATAAAATTATCTCTACCACAATCACGTCCAATGCCGTCAATTGGAACTCGCTGTCATGAGTTAAGAATAAATGATGAAAATCTGACGTGGCGAATAATCTATCGAATCTACACCGATTCGATTTTGATCATAGAGGTTTTTGAAAAAAAGACAAACAAAACCCCAAAACCAATTATTGATATTTGCAAACAAAGAATCAAACGCTATGAAAAAGATGTTAAAAAAGGTGGAAAATAA
- a CDS encoding helix-turn-helix domain-containing protein, which produces MKKEKKKYLESKGYKVGYAEEFLGLSAEESEYIELKLALSQALAKRRKQKKLTQAQLAKVLKSSQSRVAKIEKGDPSVSVDLLIKSLLAMGANKKSIAKAIA; this is translated from the coding sequence ATGAAGAAGGAAAAAAAGAAATATTTAGAGTCTAAAGGTTATAAGGTGGGATATGCAGAAGAGTTTCTTGGACTGAGTGCGGAAGAATCGGAATACATCGAGCTGAAACTGGCACTCAGCCAAGCTCTGGCAAAACGCCGCAAACAAAAAAAATTGACACAGGCACAGTTAGCCAAAGTACTGAAATCCAGTCAATCCAGAGTTGCCAAAATTGAAAAGGGCGATCCAAGCGTTTCTGTGGACCTTCTTATCAAATCCTTGCTGGCTATGGGTGCCAATAAAAAGAGTATTGCTAAAGCAATTGCATGA
- a CDS encoding type II toxin-antitoxin system RelE/ParE family toxin, translated as MKKLMTRHFAKWAKKQNIPDNELSNALNEVKDGIYEANLGGHIIKKRIRFQGKGKSGSGRTIICYKHADKAFFIHGFAKNEKANLSSKELHAFKELAKVLLSLTNEKLNKAIKKGSFIEVKS; from the coding sequence ATGAAAAAATTAATGACCAGGCATTTTGCAAAATGGGCAAAAAAACAAAATATACCTGATAATGAACTTTCAAACGCATTGAATGAAGTCAAAGATGGTATCTATGAGGCAAATTTAGGTGGTCATATCATTAAAAAGCGTATTCGTTTCCAGGGCAAAGGAAAAAGTGGAAGTGGAAGAACAATTATTTGTTATAAACATGCGGACAAAGCATTTTTTATTCATGGCTTTGCAAAGAACGAAAAAGCAAATTTATCTTCCAAAGAACTTCATGCCTTCAAGGAATTGGCAAAGGTGTTGTTGTCTCTAACAAATGAGAAATTGAATAAAGCAATAAAAAAAGGGAGTTTTATAGAGGTGAAATCATGA